One Vibrio pomeroyi genomic region harbors:
- the phnD gene encoding phosphate/phosphite/phosphonate ABC transporter substrate-binding protein gives MKISVKGLLIASSLLLPSMAMASDCSSRGVLDDRYCDENQDLVADSPKNPDEWNDPSTLVFTYTPVEDPALYKDAFADFQAHLSKITGKRVIYYTVHSNSAQVEAMRSGRLHVAGFSTGPTGYAVNLAGYVPIAVKGDESGFQGYNLITIVRKDSGINTMADLKGKKVAHTSASSNSGNLAPRALFPAKGLVPDEDYKVLYSGKHDQSILGVFNGDYDAAPVASDVYDRMVAAGRVDDSELKIIYRSPRFPTSAFGYAYNLKQELVEKINEAFFSYRFTPEMSASFKGADRFSPISYKEEWDVIRDIAHATGTAYTKAGLKKLAEKDAAKRAKKKAAELAKQANNG, from the coding sequence ATGAAAATCAGTGTTAAAGGACTGTTAATCGCTAGCTCATTACTACTTCCTTCAATGGCTATGGCAAGCGACTGCTCTAGCCGTGGTGTGTTAGACGATCGATACTGTGATGAAAACCAAGATTTGGTGGCAGATTCACCAAAGAACCCAGACGAGTGGAATGACCCAAGTACGCTTGTGTTCACCTACACGCCAGTAGAAGACCCTGCGCTATACAAAGATGCGTTTGCCGACTTCCAAGCTCACCTAAGTAAAATCACAGGTAAGCGAGTGATCTACTACACGGTGCACTCGAACTCTGCACAAGTAGAAGCGATGCGTTCTGGTCGTTTGCACGTAGCTGGTTTCTCTACGGGCCCAACTGGTTACGCGGTTAACCTAGCGGGTTACGTTCCAATTGCAGTGAAAGGCGATGAGTCTGGTTTCCAAGGCTACAACCTGATCACCATTGTGCGCAAAGATAGTGGCATCAACACCATGGCTGATCTAAAAGGCAAAAAGGTTGCACACACTTCTGCATCATCAAACTCTGGCAACCTAGCTCCTCGTGCGTTATTCCCAGCTAAAGGGTTAGTACCAGATGAAGACTACAAAGTGCTTTACTCAGGTAAGCATGACCAATCGATTCTAGGTGTCTTCAACGGAGACTATGATGCAGCACCTGTGGCATCTGACGTGTACGATCGTATGGTGGCAGCAGGCCGTGTTGATGATTCTGAGCTTAAGATTATCTACCGCAGTCCACGCTTCCCAACGTCTGCTTTTGGTTACGCTTACAACCTAAAACAAGAGCTAGTTGAGAAGATCAACGAAGCTTTCTTCAGTTACCGCTTCACACCAGAGATGAGTGCATCATTCAAAGGTGCAGACCGTTTCTCGCCAATCAGCTACAAAGAAGAGTGGGATGTGATTCGTGATATCGCCCACGCGACAGGCACGGCTTACACCAAAGCAGGTTTGAAAAAACTGGCTGAAAAAGACGCCGCTAAACGTGCAAAGAAAAAAGCCGCTGAGTTAGCGAAACAAGCAAACAACGGCTAA
- a CDS encoding glycerophosphodiester phosphodiesterase family protein, protein MKQILKGSIALILGVSSMTAWAATESANLGPRPLFLVNNMDESPLKTKLLSCSEGPFHRSDFSIGHRGAAMQFPEHTKESYLAAIQMGAGVVECDVTFTKDKELVCRHSQSDLHTTTDVLTHPELAKKCSVPFKPANPATGEDAQVECRTSDFTLAEFKKLKGKMDGANPKATTVEEYMNGTPGWRTDLYSQSGTLMTHAESAALFKEHGVKVTPELKSAAVEMPFNGFSQEMYAQKLVDELKEAGFAPSETYLQSFNLDDVKYWIKAAPKFGKQAVYLDDRVYEQADFVASVENMKELHDAGVNIIAPPLFALVDLDENNELVASNYAKLAKGADLDIIAWTLERSGPLAQGGGWYYKSVKDGINNDGDMMKMLDVLAQDVGVMGVFSDWPATVTYYANCMDSDA, encoded by the coding sequence ATGAAGCAAATACTGAAAGGTTCGATTGCTCTGATACTCGGCGTTAGCTCAATGACGGCATGGGCGGCGACAGAGTCAGCAAACCTAGGACCTCGTCCCCTCTTTTTAGTTAACAATATGGATGAGAGCCCTTTGAAAACTAAGCTGCTCAGTTGTAGCGAAGGGCCTTTTCATCGTAGCGATTTTTCTATTGGGCATCGCGGAGCTGCAATGCAGTTTCCTGAACACACCAAAGAATCTTACTTAGCGGCGATTCAGATGGGAGCGGGTGTCGTAGAGTGTGATGTGACCTTCACTAAAGATAAGGAATTGGTGTGTCGACACTCGCAAAGTGACCTGCACACTACAACCGATGTGTTGACTCACCCAGAGCTTGCTAAGAAGTGTTCAGTTCCATTTAAACCTGCGAACCCTGCGACAGGTGAAGATGCTCAGGTTGAGTGTCGTACTTCCGATTTCACGCTGGCGGAGTTTAAGAAGTTAAAAGGCAAAATGGATGGTGCTAACCCGAAAGCCACCACAGTCGAAGAGTACATGAACGGCACTCCGGGTTGGAGAACAGATCTTTACAGCCAGAGCGGTACGCTGATGACACACGCAGAAAGTGCGGCGCTGTTTAAAGAGCACGGTGTGAAAGTGACTCCAGAATTGAAATCGGCAGCGGTTGAGATGCCTTTCAATGGCTTCAGCCAAGAGATGTACGCGCAAAAGCTGGTGGATGAACTAAAAGAGGCGGGCTTTGCACCTTCAGAGACTTACTTGCAATCGTTCAACCTGGATGATGTGAAGTACTGGATTAAAGCAGCACCAAAATTCGGCAAACAAGCCGTCTATCTTGATGATCGTGTATACGAGCAAGCGGACTTTGTCGCTTCTGTTGAGAACATGAAAGAGCTGCACGATGCGGGTGTAAACATCATCGCGCCGCCTCTGTTTGCTCTGGTTGATCTAGATGAGAACAACGAACTGGTTGCGTCTAATTACGCCAAGCTTGCTAAAGGTGCAGACCTCGACATCATTGCATGGACTCTGGAACGTTCAGGTCCACTCGCTCAAGGTGGTGGTTGGTACTACAAGAGCGTGAAAGACGGCATCAACAATGATGGCGATATGATGAAAATGCTCGATGTGTTGGCGCAAGATGTTGGTGTGATGGGCGTATTCAGTGACTGGCCAGCAACGGTCACTTACTACGCAAACTGCATGGACAGCGACGCCTAA
- a CDS encoding sigma-54-dependent transcriptional regulator, which translates to MTSEKHIVLIDDEIDVVEAVSEMLELEGFRVTSFTDPNLGLKSLKANSQSVVLCDVRMPQVDGLTLLSSIQHRAANVPVLLMSGHGDIPMAIEAMKLGAFDFLEKPLNASELVEKLDLALAQCQHNSPATLDNDQDTELPIESVVIGQSQAMDTIRKQVLALSHTGVDTIINGETGTGKEVIARALHQFSRRKAKPFVAINCGGMTESIIESELFGHEAGSFTSANKKRIGKIEQANGGTLFLDEIESMPIAVQIKLLRVIQERVIERVGGNELIPVDIVVVAASKADLASLSESGEFRADLFYRLNIASLNLPALRQRKEDIQVLFRHFVIQASHKYKTRPSTIYPEQVQQLCRHEWPGNVRELRNVADRFVLGIVGDGFDLQSPICESTGEDFAFEKQMEQYERNVLTEALIESAGNINEVSSKLNLPRKTLYRKMKKHQLDKESFKA; encoded by the coding sequence ATGACTTCAGAAAAACACATAGTTCTTATCGACGATGAAATAGACGTTGTTGAAGCCGTGAGCGAAATGTTGGAACTCGAGGGTTTTCGTGTCACGAGCTTTACCGATCCAAACCTTGGTTTAAAGTCCCTCAAAGCAAACAGTCAGTCGGTGGTGCTGTGTGATGTGCGAATGCCACAAGTCGACGGGCTTACGTTGTTAAGCTCAATCCAACATCGCGCAGCCAATGTACCAGTGTTACTGATGAGCGGGCATGGTGATATTCCGATGGCGATCGAGGCGATGAAGTTGGGTGCGTTCGACTTTCTGGAAAAGCCCCTCAATGCCAGTGAGTTGGTAGAAAAACTCGATTTGGCGTTGGCACAATGTCAGCACAACAGCCCTGCAACGTTAGACAACGATCAGGATACAGAACTACCAATTGAATCTGTGGTTATCGGGCAATCTCAAGCGATGGACACCATACGTAAGCAAGTGCTTGCGCTCTCTCATACTGGCGTTGACACCATTATTAATGGTGAGACAGGCACTGGCAAAGAGGTGATTGCTCGCGCCTTGCATCAATTTAGTCGTCGTAAGGCAAAGCCGTTTGTCGCAATAAACTGTGGTGGCATGACAGAGAGCATTATTGAGAGTGAGCTGTTTGGTCATGAAGCGGGCTCGTTTACCAGTGCTAATAAGAAACGCATCGGAAAAATAGAACAAGCCAATGGTGGCACGCTGTTTCTTGATGAAATTGAAAGCATGCCGATTGCAGTGCAGATTAAGTTGCTACGCGTGATTCAAGAACGAGTGATCGAGCGTGTTGGCGGTAATGAATTGATACCTGTTGATATTGTGGTGGTTGCCGCGAGTAAAGCTGACCTCGCAAGCCTCAGTGAATCTGGTGAATTCAGAGCCGATCTCTTTTATCGCCTAAATATTGCGAGCTTAAACCTTCCGGCACTACGCCAACGCAAAGAAGACATTCAGGTGTTGTTCCGCCACTTTGTGATTCAGGCGAGCCACAAGTACAAGACGCGTCCTTCGACGATTTATCCCGAACAGGTACAGCAGCTGTGCCGACATGAATGGCCAGGAAATGTGCGTGAGTTACGTAATGTTGCCGACCGATTTGTACTCGGTATTGTCGGCGATGGCTTTGATCTTCAATCACCAATTTGTGAATCAACCGGGGAAGATTTCGCCTTTGAAAAGCAGATGGAGCAGTACGAGAGAAATGTATTAACTGAAGCCTTGATAGAGAGCGCAGGCAATATCAATGAAGTCTCAAGCAAGCTGAATCTGCCACGTAAAACGCTTTATCGAAAAATGAAAAAACACCAGTTGGATAAAGAGAGTTTCAAAGCCTAA